In Ascochyta rabiei chromosome 2, complete sequence, one genomic interval encodes:
- a CDS encoding RNA-splicing factor, which translates to MGGDLNLKKSWHPHLRKNQERVWKEEKSALEERKQIEKLRKEREEERALEELQKLQEAAGGRTVTKRVDWMYSGPGGDGTGVTEEREGYLLGKRRIDQLLKSNDTQDLQKGAAVGIDALGNANANSARDTQKKVLEDPLLMIQKQKMEMQLKAMKDAQKQAKYEEKRSKEKARDSKHRDRDGDRSRHHRSRRDRSRSRSRDRDDRDRRDRKHSRRDRDSRDDRDGHRRRSKSRSRSRSPYRRSRRDDNRRRSRSPRRREERDDRNDQRNRSRTPPGRPFDKSRHSSNQDRPRRARSPPAAVQEQPKESAAERLAKMQADASSTEEQRAERVREQAKKDAEEEERVQANLNGGRRFNVSMGGSSNVGLGDAIARGRLRAEVDA; encoded by the coding sequence ATGGGTGGCGACCTCAACTTGAAGAAGTCCTGGCATCCCCACCTGCGCAAGAACCAGGAGCGAGTATGGAAAGAAGAGAAGTCGGCGCTTGAGGAACGCAAGCAAATCGAGAAGCTGCGCAAAGAGCGCGAGGAGGAGCGCGCACTTGAAGAGCTGCAGAAGCTTCAAGAAGCCGCTGGCGGCAGGACTGTCACAAAGCGCGTGGATTGGATGTACTCTGGGCCTGGGGGCGACGGCACAGGTGTCACCGAAGAGCGCGAGGGCTACTTGCTCGGCAAGCGCAGAATCGACCAGCTGCTCAAGTCGAACGACACACAGGACTTGCAGAAAGGCGCCGCGGTCGGCATCGATGCACTTGGAAACGCAAACGCAAACTCGGCACGCGACACACAGAAAAAGGTCCTCGAGGACCCACTCCTTATGATCCAGAAGCAGAAGATGGAGATGCAACTGAAGGCCATGAAGGACGCGCAAAAGCAAGCCAAATATGAGGAGAAGCGGTCGAAGGAGAAGGCGCGCGACAGCAAGCACCGGGATCGCGATGGAGATCGCAGCAGACACCACCGCAGCCGCCGTGACCGTTCTCGCTCGCGCTCAAGAGATCGCGACGATCGAGATAGGAGAGATCGAAAGCACAGCCGGCGAGATCGGGACAGCAGAGACGACCGAGACGGTCATCGACGACGATCAAAATCTCGCTCACGATCACGTTCCCCATACCGCAGGAGCCGTCGAGACGACAATCGCAGGCGGTCGAGATCGCCACGCAGAAGAGAGGAGCGCGACGACCGCAACGATCAGCGCAACCGTTCTCGCACGCCGCCTGGAAGGCCTTTCGATAAGTCCCGTCACAGCTCCAACCAGGACCGCCCGCGAAGGGCTCGTTCACCACCAGCTGCTGTCCAAGAGCAACCGAAGGAAAGTGCCGCTGAGCGTCTCGCAAAGATGCAAGCAGATGCCTCGTCTACAGAAGAACAGCGCGCCGAACGTGTTCGTGAGCAAGCAAAGAAGGATGCTGAAGAGGAGGAGCGTGTACAGGCAAACCTGAACGGCGGCAGACGCTTCAATGTCAGCATGGGTGGCTCTTCGAACGTGGGTCTGGGTGATGCAATTGCGAGGGGAAGACTCAGGGCGGAGGTCGACGCCTGA